A DNA window from Comamonas fluminis contains the following coding sequences:
- a CDS encoding HAD family hydrolase: MQIQSPIDDKALHTLQQLRASGQIRAISLDLDDTLWPIWPTIAKAEATLLQWLGTHAPTTAEHLGDTQHVRALRHEIVTLRPDLKGDLSGLRRESIRLALSRAGDDPALAEPAFDEFFAARQRVDLFDDALPALEFFSQRWPVVALSNGNADVNVVGIGQHFKASLSASGSGMAKPETRFFLAAAEAVGVAPEHVLHIGDDAALDAQGAMDAGMHAVWLNRAQVAWPHVGAEPHVTVASLWQLCQGLADR; the protein is encoded by the coding sequence ATGCAAATTCAATCGCCCATTGACGACAAGGCCCTTCATACCCTGCAGCAGCTGCGTGCCAGCGGCCAGATTCGCGCTATCAGCCTGGATCTGGATGACACGCTTTGGCCCATCTGGCCGACGATTGCCAAGGCTGAAGCAACACTGCTGCAGTGGCTGGGAACGCACGCACCGACCACTGCAGAGCATCTGGGCGATACCCAGCATGTCAGAGCGCTGCGCCATGAAATCGTGACTCTGCGCCCTGATCTGAAAGGCGACCTCAGCGGTCTGCGCCGCGAATCCATCCGCCTGGCGCTGAGCCGCGCGGGTGACGATCCCGCGCTGGCGGAGCCCGCATTCGATGAATTCTTTGCCGCCCGCCAGCGGGTGGATTTGTTTGACGACGCGCTGCCCGCGCTGGAGTTTTTCTCGCAGCGCTGGCCGGTGGTGGCCTTGTCCAATGGCAATGCGGATGTGAACGTGGTGGGCATTGGCCAGCATTTCAAAGCCAGTCTGTCGGCCAGCGGTAGCGGTATGGCCAAACCTGAAACCCGGTTTTTTCTTGCTGCAGCAGAAGCAGTGGGTGTCGCCCCCGAGCATGTGCTGCACATTGGTGATGATGCGGCGCTGGATGCGCAAGGCGCCATGGATGCGGGTATGCACGCAGTCTGGCTCAATCGTGCGCAGGTAGCATGGCCTCACGTGGGCGCTGAACCCCACGTCACAGTCGCCAGCCTTTGGCAGTTGTGTCAGGGGCTGGCAGATCGCTGA
- a CDS encoding DUF2189 domain-containing protein: MPACLPACLLTPPPLAPVRQVHWTQPFVWLGRAFQDIANAALISLAHGLILILIGAAIWGVGHNRFWLMAGALSGFLVMGPIVATSLYAISRALERGEATDIGLIRRTWTQWQSCHATGRGGYWCMVKFGALLALAATGWVLVSASLITVMSPVPVHTLQDFIHHIVLARDGQLFVQWMALGSFLAAPIFASSVVAMPLMLDRRVTVRQAVLTSWSVVLANPGPMALWAVLIVMLTLLGLGSYLLGLVIVMPLLGHASWHAYRDLVDASAFPSREEAIKPAD, encoded by the coding sequence ATGCCTGCCTGTTTGCCCGCCTGTCTGTTGACCCCGCCCCCTCTGGCCCCTGTGCGTCAGGTGCACTGGACACAGCCCTTTGTCTGGCTGGGGCGCGCTTTTCAAGATATTGCTAACGCTGCCTTAATCAGCCTGGCTCATGGTCTGATCTTGATCCTGATCGGTGCTGCGATATGGGGCGTGGGGCACAATCGCTTCTGGTTGATGGCAGGGGCCTTGTCGGGCTTTCTGGTGATGGGGCCGATTGTGGCTACCAGTCTCTACGCCATCAGCCGTGCGCTGGAAAGAGGTGAGGCGACAGATATCGGTCTGATTCGCCGCACCTGGACCCAGTGGCAAAGCTGCCATGCCACAGGCCGGGGAGGGTACTGGTGCATGGTGAAGTTTGGCGCGCTGCTGGCGCTGGCGGCCACGGGCTGGGTGCTGGTTTCGGCATCGCTGATTACCGTGATGTCGCCGGTGCCCGTGCACACCCTGCAGGATTTCATTCACCACATTGTGCTGGCCAGAGATGGGCAGCTGTTTGTGCAGTGGATGGCGCTGGGCAGCTTTCTGGCTGCTCCTATTTTTGCGTCCAGTGTCGTGGCCATGCCGCTGATGCTGGACAGACGCGTCACCGTACGCCAGGCCGTGTTGACCAGCTGGTCCGTGGTGCTGGCCAACCCGGGCCCCATGGCCTTGTGGGCGGTGCTGATTGTGATGTTGACTTTGCTGGGCCTTGGCAGCTATTTGCTGGGGCTGGTGATTGTGATGCCCCTGCTTGGCCATGCCAGCTGGCATGCCTATCGTGATCTGGTAGATGCTTCGGCCTTCCCCTCCAGAGAAGAAGCGATAAAGCCTGCCGACTGA
- a CDS encoding DUF2788 domain-containing protein, with protein MIFGYTEEQLAHFFLTWGVGAFILFMVFIILQLARQSKAGKFGTFVIFLGLGVGFVGYIAKVIIQWWIER; from the coding sequence GTGATATTTGGCTATACGGAAGAGCAGCTTGCCCACTTTTTCCTGACCTGGGGCGTGGGCGCCTTCATCTTGTTCATGGTGTTCATCATCTTGCAGCTGGCGCGTCAGTCCAAGGCAGGCAAGTTCGGCACCTTTGTGATCTTTCTGGGCCTGGGTGTGGGCTTTGTTGGCTACATCGCCAAGGTCATCATCCAATGGTGGATAGAGCGCTGA
- a CDS encoding Bug family tripartite tricarboxylate transporter substrate binding protein yields MATTFEQSTREVLSISRRHLLLGAGAAACTSLLSGRALAADDGWPTKPVRFVVPFAPGGSSEIVARSTAAELSKVLGQNVFVENKPGAAGNIAMQDVARADDQHTIILGHIGTLAVNPYIFDKLPYDPKKDFVPVSLLAKVPSLYVVHPDLPVKNIAELVTYAKKNPGKLSYGSAGNGSAGHLAFEYLKMTADIFMLHVPYRGTGPMMQDLIAGRLDAASVGASALIPFIKAGKVRCIATGSTARLPQLPDVPTVAEQGFSGFEMTQWYGMLAPSSMPRTHVDKLAAACAKAVKAPDALKRLQGDAAEPIGGTPEQFAQFITVEQGRWQKVLKRAQVKPS; encoded by the coding sequence ATGGCAACCACCTTTGAGCAATCTACCCGCGAAGTTCTGAGCATCTCGCGCCGCCATCTTTTACTGGGCGCTGGCGCAGCTGCATGCACCAGCCTGTTGAGTGGCCGCGCCCTGGCAGCCGATGATGGCTGGCCCACCAAGCCTGTGCGCTTTGTCGTGCCCTTTGCGCCCGGCGGCAGCTCCGAAATCGTGGCCCGCTCCACCGCTGCAGAACTATCAAAGGTTCTGGGGCAGAACGTGTTTGTCGAAAACAAGCCCGGCGCGGCGGGCAATATCGCCATGCAGGACGTGGCGCGGGCCGATGACCAGCACACCATCATTCTTGGCCACATTGGCACGCTGGCCGTGAACCCCTATATCTTCGACAAACTGCCCTATGACCCGAAGAAGGACTTTGTGCCGGTGAGCCTGCTGGCCAAGGTGCCCAGTCTGTACGTGGTGCACCCCGACCTCCCGGTCAAGAACATTGCAGAGCTGGTGACCTATGCCAAGAAGAACCCCGGCAAGCTTAGCTACGGCTCGGCCGGTAATGGCAGCGCCGGGCATCTGGCGTTTGAATATCTGAAGATGACGGCCGATATCTTCATGCTGCATGTGCCCTATCGTGGCACCGGCCCCATGATGCAGGACCTGATTGCGGGCCGTCTGGATGCTGCGTCTGTGGGCGCTTCTGCCCTGATCCCTTTCATCAAGGCGGGCAAGGTGCGCTGCATTGCCACAGGCTCTACGGCCCGTCTGCCGCAACTGCCCGATGTACCCACGGTGGCAGAGCAAGGCTTTTCCGGTTTTGAAATGACCCAGTGGTACGGCATGCTGGCCCCGTCTTCCATGCCCCGCACCCATGTGGACAAACTGGCCGCCGCCTGCGCCAAGGCCGTCAAGGCCCCGGATGCCCTCAAACGTCTGCAGGGCGACGCCGCCGAGCCCATTGGCGGCACACCCGAGCAATTTGCGCAATTCATTACCGTAGAGCAAGGCCGCTGGCAAAAAGTGCTCAAGCGCGCGCAGGTTAAGCCCAGTTAA
- the hpnE gene encoding hydroxysqualene dehydroxylase HpnE yields the protein MKIAVIGGGWAGMAAAVKLAQQGHAPEVFEASRTLGGRARALMLGPPDETQTEADNGQHILIGAYTECLQLMRDVGLNPEQLLLRKPLAMRYADGCGLSFPRWPAPLDALAGIASASGWTLSERAALLRRAIRWRLQGFRCAETATVADVCAGLPARLMDEFIEPLCVSALNLPAAQASGSIFLRVQQDALFAGTGGSHFLVPRCSLSDLFPAPAAQWLQRQGLAVHTGCRVQELIPSGQQWQLRAQQPELAAQLEQSRFDAVLLACPPQEAARLALGASEDERLPARMGVQFQRWAIEAQALEHTAIATVYARTSHRLPSNLPWLALRPSADAPAQFVFDRGHLHQNDARQQGLMAFVISDCRTDRQTLQQQVLQQARSELGWADITPVQTVIEKRATFACTPALARPAIELGQGLWACGDYVDGPYPATLEGAVRSALAAAVELVKADQK from the coding sequence ATGAAGATTGCAGTGATTGGTGGCGGCTGGGCCGGCATGGCCGCAGCCGTGAAACTGGCGCAGCAAGGCCATGCCCCCGAGGTATTTGAAGCCAGCCGCACATTGGGCGGCCGTGCAAGAGCCCTGATGCTAGGCCCGCCAGACGAAACGCAGACAGAAGCGGACAACGGCCAGCACATCTTGATCGGCGCCTACACCGAATGCCTGCAGTTGATGCGCGACGTGGGGCTGAACCCGGAGCAACTGCTGCTGCGCAAGCCGCTTGCCATGCGCTATGCCGATGGCTGCGGCCTGTCCTTCCCCCGCTGGCCTGCGCCGCTGGATGCACTGGCCGGTATTGCCAGCGCAAGTGGCTGGACCTTGTCTGAACGCGCCGCCTTGCTGCGCCGAGCCATTCGCTGGCGCTTGCAAGGCTTTCGCTGTGCAGAGACTGCGACGGTGGCCGATGTCTGCGCAGGTCTGCCCGCCAGGCTGATGGACGAATTCATTGAGCCGCTGTGCGTCTCCGCCCTCAATCTGCCTGCTGCACAGGCCAGCGGCAGCATCTTTCTACGCGTGCAGCAGGATGCGCTGTTTGCAGGCACGGGCGGCTCGCACTTTCTGGTGCCACGCTGCAGCCTGAGCGATCTCTTTCCCGCTCCGGCGGCCCAATGGCTGCAAAGGCAAGGGCTGGCCGTGCATACCGGCTGCCGTGTGCAGGAGCTGATTCCTTCAGGGCAGCAATGGCAGCTGCGTGCTCAGCAGCCCGAACTTGCGGCGCAGCTGGAGCAAAGCCGTTTTGATGCCGTGCTGCTGGCCTGCCCCCCGCAGGAAGCGGCCAGACTGGCGCTTGGCGCCTCAGAAGATGAGCGCCTGCCTGCCCGAATGGGCGTGCAGTTTCAGCGCTGGGCCATCGAAGCGCAGGCACTGGAGCACACCGCGATTGCCACGGTTTACGCCCGCACCAGCCATCGTCTGCCAAGTAATCTGCCCTGGCTGGCACTGCGCCCCAGTGCCGATGCCCCTGCGCAGTTTGTGTTTGACCGGGGGCATTTGCACCAGAACGATGCGCGGCAGCAAGGCTTGATGGCTTTTGTCATCAGCGACTGCCGCACAGACCGCCAGACGCTGCAGCAGCAAGTGCTGCAACAAGCCCGCAGCGAGCTGGGCTGGGCCGATATCACCCCCGTGCAGACCGTGATTGAAAAGCGTGCCACTTTTGCCTGCACGCCTGCACTTGCGCGCCCGGCCATTGAACTGGGTCAGGGCCTGTGGGCCTGCGGCGACTATGTGGACGGCCCCTACCCCGCCACGCTGGAAGGTGCGGTGCGCAGCGCCCTCGCCGCCGCTGTTGAACTAGTCAAGGCAGACCAGAAATAG
- the hpnD gene encoding presqualene diphosphate synthase HpnD, with protein sequence MNPDQYVQDKAASSGSSFYYAFLFLPKDRRAAITAFYAFCREVDDVVDEVTDPGVAATKLAWWKSEVHKAFAGQSTHPVMQALMPHAKTFGIEERHLQAVIEGCQMDLEQTRYLDYAGLQRYCHLVAGVVGEVAARIFGQTDDRTTEYAHTLGQALQMTNIIRDVGEDAMRGRIYLPISELQQFDVKAHEINKREYSNRFTALMRFQAERAHGLYDKALALLPDADRQAQKPGLMMASIYRTLLREIESENFQVLHQRISLTPLRKLWRVWKMQALGRM encoded by the coding sequence ATGAATCCGGATCAGTACGTCCAAGACAAGGCCGCGTCCTCGGGCAGCAGCTTCTACTACGCCTTCCTCTTTTTGCCGAAGGATCGCCGCGCCGCCATCACAGCGTTTTACGCGTTCTGCCGCGAAGTGGACGATGTGGTCGATGAGGTCACGGACCCTGGCGTTGCTGCCACCAAACTCGCATGGTGGAAGAGCGAGGTGCACAAAGCCTTTGCGGGCCAGTCCACCCATCCCGTCATGCAGGCGCTGATGCCCCATGCCAAGACCTTTGGCATTGAGGAGCGCCATCTGCAGGCCGTCATCGAAGGCTGCCAGATGGATCTGGAGCAGACCCGCTACCTGGACTATGCAGGCCTGCAGCGCTACTGCCATCTCGTCGCAGGCGTCGTGGGCGAAGTGGCTGCACGCATCTTTGGTCAGACCGACGACCGCACCACCGAATACGCCCACACCCTGGGCCAGGCCCTGCAGATGACCAACATCATCCGCGACGTGGGTGAAGACGCCATGCGTGGCCGCATCTATCTGCCCATCAGCGAGTTGCAGCAGTTTGATGTCAAGGCGCATGAAATTAATAAGCGCGAATACTCTAACCGTTTCACCGCCCTGATGCGCTTTCAGGCCGAGCGCGCCCACGGCCTTTACGACAAGGCCCTGGCCCTGCTGCCCGATGCCGACCGTCAGGCACAAAAGCCCGGCCTGATGATGGCCAGCATCTACCGCACGCTGCTGCGCGAGATCGAATCCGAGAACTTCCAGGTGCTGCACCAGCGCATCAGCCTCACACCGCTGCGCAAGCTGTGGCGCGTGTGGAAGATGCAGGCCCTGGGCCGCATGTAA